From a region of the Xanthomonas rydalmerensis genome:
- a CDS encoding siderophore-interacting protein, whose product MATHEHRLLRHPLRLRHLQVLRTQPLTPHMRRLVVGGPELDGFVSAGPDDHVKLFFPNPEGAFVLPTMTEHGPVYPADALPSPARDYTPRHYDADAQELTLDFVLHGDGPACRWAAQANPGDALVVGGPRGSFVAADDFDAYVLIGDETALPAIGRWLETLPADAEVDALIEIPGYADRQTLDCDAELRVTWLERNGVDARSSQLLEGALRDFDVPDGDAFYWIACESARARMMRKFVEGHLGVPKEWIRATGYWKAGGDQDE is encoded by the coding sequence ATGGCGACCCACGAACACCGCCTGCTGCGCCACCCGCTGCGCCTGCGTCATCTGCAGGTGCTGCGCACGCAACCGCTGACCCCGCACATGCGCCGCCTCGTCGTCGGCGGCCCCGAGCTGGACGGCTTCGTCAGCGCCGGGCCGGACGATCACGTCAAGCTGTTCTTCCCCAATCCCGAAGGCGCGTTCGTGCTGCCGACGATGACCGAGCACGGCCCGGTGTATCCGGCCGACGCGCTGCCCTCGCCCGCCCGCGACTACACCCCGCGCCACTACGACGCCGACGCGCAGGAGCTGACCCTGGACTTCGTGCTGCACGGCGACGGCCCGGCCTGCCGTTGGGCAGCGCAGGCCAATCCCGGCGATGCACTGGTGGTCGGCGGGCCGCGCGGCTCGTTCGTGGCCGCCGACGATTTCGATGCCTACGTGCTGATCGGCGACGAGACCGCGCTGCCGGCGATCGGCCGCTGGCTGGAAACCCTGCCGGCCGACGCGGAAGTCGACGCGCTGATCGAGATCCCCGGCTACGCCGACCGACAGACGCTGGACTGCGATGCCGAACTGCGCGTCACCTGGCTGGAGCGCAACGGCGTGGACGCGCGCAGCAGCCAGTTGCTGGAAGGCGCCCTGCGCGACTTCGACGTCCCCGACGGCGACGCCTTCTACTGGATCGCCTGCGAATCGGCACGCGCGCGGATGATGCGCAAGTTCGTCGAAGGCCACCTGGGGGTGCCCAAGGAGTGGATCCGCGCGACGGGGTATTGGAAGGCGGGCGGCGATCAGGACGAGTAG
- a CDS encoding SpoIIE family protein phosphatase, producing MWSAAIALASSAQDASAVAWRHSLRTRLLLWGSLLQVALLLGLALLFYVGAREVMVRNAREEVAGLTQQTARSLDATLGSVQVSGRTLAATAAGLGRQPFNLRSLLQATLQGDPDIAGALLVIEPGALKDDGRGFAWHLRRTAGGVQEQSAETLGFDLHSMPWYRRTLTAPAPWWSEPYSDASSGGAYLTTYNLPLRLPGDGPQAPAIGMVSVDVPLQRLQAIVAELPANSGLQPMLLSPDGLFVLHPDPALRFRRTLEAHVARARPDLSPLAQAADTHTPVRFEHTAPDGTRYLTQSTPVGDTGWTFALSVSEDYILAGLGRIVLWGALAGAAALALWLWLLHRYTVRLVRPIEDLTNSALHFSQGAFDYPLRHVERADEVGVMARAFDSARGSIKHQLDEIATLAQARQRMQSELSIARDIQQAMLPVGRTFDSAHKHLETHALLEPAEMVGGDFYQFFETEPGLLWFVVGDVSDKGVPAALFMARAMTVLEIAARRHTRPDAILIAASQRLVEGNEPCMFATVLCGLIDVHSGDYWLSSAGHEPPLLLGADGRAELLPLESGPPLGLEPQSRYPVLHGRLAAGATLLSYTDGITEAMDAQEQAYGEARLLAALQPGADAQAQCAAVLADVQAFTAPAPQSDDITLLAIRLRQDPARETTR from the coding sequence CTGTGGAGCGCCGCCATCGCCCTTGCCTCGTCAGCGCAGGACGCCTCCGCGGTCGCCTGGCGGCACAGCCTGCGCACGCGGCTGCTGCTGTGGGGCAGCCTGCTGCAGGTGGCGCTGCTGCTGGGCCTGGCCCTGCTGTTCTATGTGGGCGCGCGCGAGGTGATGGTGCGCAACGCGCGCGAGGAGGTGGCCGGGCTGACCCAGCAGACCGCGCGTAGCCTGGACGCCACGCTGGGCTCGGTGCAGGTGAGCGGGCGCACCCTGGCCGCCACCGCGGCGGGATTGGGCCGGCAGCCGTTCAACCTGCGCAGCCTGCTGCAGGCCACGCTGCAGGGCGACCCGGACATCGCCGGCGCCTTGCTGGTGATCGAGCCCGGCGCCCTGAAGGACGATGGCCGCGGTTTCGCCTGGCACCTGCGGCGCACTGCCGGCGGCGTGCAGGAGCAGTCGGCGGAGACGCTGGGCTTCGATCTGCACAGCATGCCGTGGTATCGGCGCACGCTGACTGCGCCGGCGCCGTGGTGGTCCGAGCCGTACAGCGACGCCAGCAGCGGTGGCGCCTACCTCACCACCTACAACCTGCCGCTGCGCCTGCCCGGCGACGGCCCGCAGGCGCCGGCGATCGGTATGGTCAGCGTGGACGTGCCGCTGCAGCGCCTGCAGGCCATCGTCGCCGAGCTGCCGGCCAACAGCGGCCTGCAGCCGATGCTGCTGTCGCCGGACGGGCTGTTCGTGCTGCACCCGGACCCGGCGCTGCGCTTCCGCCGCACCCTGGAGGCGCACGTGGCGCGGGCGCGGCCGGACCTGTCGCCGCTGGCGCAGGCGGCCGACACGCACACGCCGGTGCGGTTCGAGCACACCGCGCCGGACGGCACCCGCTACCTGACCCAGAGCACGCCCGTCGGCGACACCGGCTGGACCTTCGCGCTGAGCGTGTCGGAGGACTACATCCTGGCCGGTTTGGGCCGCATCGTGCTGTGGGGCGCGCTGGCGGGCGCCGCGGCGCTGGCGCTGTGGCTGTGGCTGCTGCACCGCTACACGGTGCGGCTGGTGCGGCCGATCGAGGATCTGACCAACTCGGCACTGCACTTCAGCCAGGGCGCGTTCGACTACCCGCTGCGCCACGTCGAGCGCGCGGACGAAGTGGGGGTGATGGCGCGCGCCTTCGACAGCGCGCGCGGTTCGATCAAGCACCAACTGGACGAGATCGCCACGCTGGCGCAGGCGCGGCAGCGCATGCAGAGCGAGCTGTCGATCGCGCGCGACATCCAGCAGGCGATGCTGCCGGTCGGGCGCACCTTCGACAGCGCCCACAAGCATCTGGAAACCCATGCGCTGCTGGAACCGGCGGAAATGGTGGGCGGCGACTTCTACCAGTTCTTCGAGACCGAACCGGGGCTGCTGTGGTTCGTGGTCGGCGACGTCTCCGACAAGGGCGTGCCGGCGGCGCTGTTCATGGCGCGGGCGATGACCGTGCTGGAGATCGCCGCGCGCCGGCACACGCGCCCGGACGCGATCCTGATCGCGGCCTCGCAGCGGCTGGTGGAAGGCAACGAGCCGTGCATGTTCGCCACCGTGCTGTGCGGGCTGATCGACGTGCACAGCGGCGACTACTGGCTCTCCAGTGCCGGCCACGAGCCGCCGCTGCTGCTCGGCGCCGACGGCCGCGCGGAACTGCTGCCGCTGGAATCCGGCCCGCCGCTCGGGCTGGAGCCGCAATCGCGCTACCCGGTGCTGCACGGGCGCCTGGCCGCCGGCGCCACCCTGCTCAGCTACACCGATGGCATCACCGAGGCGATGGATGCGCAGGAGCAGGCCTATGGCGAGGCGCGGCTGCTGGCGGCGCTGCAGCCCGGCGCCGACGCGCAGGCGCAGTGCGCGGCGGTGCTGGCCGACGTGCAGGCGTTCACCGCGCCCGCACCGCAGTCCGACGACATTACCCTGCTGGCGATCCGGCTACGCCAGGATCCGGCACGGGAGACGACACGATGA
- a CDS encoding ATP-binding protein: MMLRWQMEPALDALAQLSDSVEAALRRHGVSGEQVSRTRLIVEELACNTLEHGHLRRAPLPVDVILHLQPDALVLEFHDSGPAFDPRDAPVPDLDADIAERPIGGLGLHLVQQLADRLEYRHDGDRNVVRIVLLQPADPSLQESPA; the protein is encoded by the coding sequence ATGATGCTGCGGTGGCAGATGGAACCGGCATTGGACGCACTGGCGCAACTGAGCGACAGCGTGGAGGCGGCGCTGCGGCGCCACGGCGTGAGCGGCGAGCAGGTCAGCCGCACCCGGCTGATCGTCGAGGAACTGGCCTGCAACACCCTGGAACACGGCCACCTGCGCCGCGCGCCGCTGCCGGTGGACGTGATCCTGCACCTGCAGCCCGATGCCCTGGTGCTGGAGTTCCACGACAGCGGCCCGGCCTTCGACCCGCGCGACGCACCGGTGCCGGACCTGGACGCGGACATCGCCGAGCGCCCGATCGGCGGCCTCGGCCTGCACCTGGTGCAGCAGCTCGCCGATCGCCTGGAATACCGCCACGACGGCGACCGCAACGTCGTGCGCATCGTCCTGCTGCAACCCGCCGATCCATCCCTTCAGGAGTCGCCCGCATGA
- a CDS encoding RNA-directed DNA polymerase gives MQKMEFIDLSELYLAYKKAKSDAFFEAIHFDALAFSNYEERLHANLKKLHKALLSGSWWKNKTRIGGFLFAPKGVSLTSDQKAGPSHFSTLDPCEDWKARFSRSEAKPVAEFRLVMAATVEFQIISALWILKVGHVFEATLDKNLSFGNRLRRRASWRAPLEEGAINRDSLGLFNPYFSAYQAWRENGLKAIRAEVLAGKTVIAATMDARRYYHSISPEFLLRPEYLASIGIALSTEQEVFTRLFVRSLNSWYKSTPDFAGRPEGALPVGLSASKVIANVALSDFDRRMHGALSPSYYGRYVDDIFLVVEPPPGISSSTEFFVWLAKKFGEDLHFDEQTSTTRYSPSYLYDSSVEFAQDKQKVFSVSGEFGLDLVGQIEQQIRQRSSEYRLLPTIPETTEGMLSRALLTSSDASLEADALRKTDAVSIRRLGFAMLLGDVEAHARDLTPSSWKRTRKTFYGMVERYVVTPTGIFDYFNYIIRVVGLAVACGDYEAASNIVKRFSLVIDLVKNTVKADPEKLARMVQLYARNLFQVALQSSTVHGFKFDAAYMSLMKRIKKISRIETPTVSRTPLGEASKRLLFSDMGRRPYKELWMDSPGARSPKSPVIPRDFAAQRELRLAGLRKFTEAADRDYRKIYWPGVVFATRPLTVQEITAVAPDLLYSSSLLRNSIFALRGARARPRGIPKLAEVESRSTQIMLSVPCKHTDTVRVAIVSYLTEQVDWDSALDGKPNRSLVRYKRFNRIINAILSGDPKVDYVVFPEASVPRRWAKSASIKLSKSGISFMAGLENENPRGAYYNDALVSLHTTWPGYSSTISYIQPKILPAHEERKALASVGRVMRSVELKRCRPIYKHGQHFFGVLICSDLTNIDNRRSFQGHVDTLFALEWNRDVNSFSSLVEAAAQDLHAYVVQVNSRQYGDSRIRAPAVDSFRRDVVQVRGGDEDYFVVAPLDVMSIKKFHRSNGVQKKSKGKWKPLPIGFSISKERRISAKRADIDKK, from the coding sequence GTGCAAAAAATGGAATTTATAGACCTGTCAGAGCTATACCTTGCGTATAAGAAGGCAAAGTCCGATGCCTTTTTTGAAGCGATCCATTTCGATGCGCTTGCATTCTCCAATTATGAGGAACGCCTGCACGCGAATCTGAAGAAGCTACACAAGGCACTGCTATCGGGGAGCTGGTGGAAGAATAAGACAAGGATAGGCGGCTTTCTCTTTGCCCCGAAAGGCGTATCGCTTACTTCTGATCAGAAGGCTGGACCATCACACTTTTCAACGCTAGATCCGTGTGAAGACTGGAAGGCTAGGTTCTCTCGGAGTGAAGCTAAGCCAGTTGCCGAATTTCGCTTGGTGATGGCCGCCACCGTAGAATTTCAGATTATCAGTGCTCTATGGATACTGAAAGTTGGTCACGTGTTTGAGGCGACTCTAGATAAAAATCTTAGCTTTGGAAACAGATTGCGGAGGCGAGCTTCCTGGAGGGCGCCGCTTGAAGAGGGGGCTATAAATCGAGACTCTTTAGGCCTATTTAATCCCTACTTTAGTGCGTATCAAGCTTGGAGGGAGAACGGGCTTAAAGCTATAAGGGCAGAGGTTCTAGCTGGTAAGACTGTGATTGCAGCTACCATGGACGCCAGGCGCTATTATCACAGTATCTCGCCAGAGTTTTTGTTGAGACCCGAGTACCTTGCCTCTATTGGTATAGCTCTATCTACAGAGCAAGAGGTATTTACGCGGCTATTCGTCAGGAGTCTGAATAGTTGGTATAAATCCACTCCAGACTTTGCTGGACGACCAGAAGGCGCGCTTCCTGTAGGTCTCTCTGCATCAAAAGTGATCGCAAATGTTGCTCTCTCTGATTTTGATCGTAGGATGCATGGTGCCCTGAGTCCTTCCTACTACGGCCGTTATGTAGACGACATCTTCCTGGTGGTTGAGCCTCCACCAGGAATCTCGTCCTCCACTGAATTCTTTGTATGGTTGGCCAAGAAATTTGGCGAAGATCTTCATTTTGATGAGCAAACCTCTACCACCCGATACTCTCCGTCTTACCTGTACGACAGCAGTGTGGAGTTCGCACAGGATAAGCAAAAAGTCTTCAGTGTCTCGGGTGAATTTGGATTAGATCTCGTTGGCCAAATTGAGCAGCAGATTAGGCAGAGATCAAGTGAGTACAGGTTGCTTCCAACGATTCCGGAGACGACTGAGGGGATGCTCTCAAGAGCGCTCCTCACTTCCTCTGACGCAAGCCTGGAGGCCGATGCGCTCCGCAAAACGGACGCCGTATCAATAAGGCGCCTTGGGTTCGCGATGTTGTTGGGTGACGTCGAGGCGCACGCACGGGATCTGACACCGTCTAGCTGGAAGCGTACTCGAAAAACCTTCTACGGGATGGTTGAGCGTTACGTAGTGACGCCTACCGGCATTTTCGACTACTTCAACTATATCATTCGGGTAGTAGGCCTCGCGGTAGCGTGCGGCGACTATGAGGCGGCTTCAAATATCGTTAAGCGGTTCAGTTTGGTTATTGATCTTGTTAAGAATACCGTTAAGGCTGATCCCGAAAAGCTTGCAAGAATGGTGCAGCTTTACGCACGGAACCTATTCCAGGTTGCTCTCCAGTCCTCGACCGTGCACGGCTTCAAGTTTGATGCCGCGTACATGTCGTTGATGAAGCGAATAAAGAAAATTAGTCGGATTGAAACCCCTACAGTTTCCAGGACACCACTTGGTGAGGCTTCGAAGAGACTGCTATTCTCTGACATGGGGCGTCGGCCTTACAAAGAACTGTGGATGGATTCTCCTGGGGCAAGGAGTCCAAAATCTCCGGTCATACCGAGAGACTTCGCCGCTCAAAGAGAGCTTCGGCTTGCGGGTTTGAGGAAGTTCACCGAGGCTGCCGATCGGGATTATAGGAAAATATATTGGCCAGGCGTCGTGTTCGCTACCAGACCTTTAACGGTTCAGGAGATCACGGCGGTTGCCCCGGACTTGCTGTACTCGTCCTCGCTACTGAGGAACAGCATATTTGCGCTAAGAGGGGCAAGGGCGCGTCCGCGGGGAATTCCAAAGCTTGCGGAAGTCGAATCGCGCTCCACTCAGATCATGCTTTCCGTGCCATGTAAACATACTGATACAGTTAGGGTCGCGATCGTGAGCTATCTAACGGAGCAGGTGGACTGGGATTCCGCATTGGACGGTAAGCCAAACCGAAGTCTAGTTCGGTATAAGAGATTTAATCGAATCATAAATGCGATCCTATCGGGAGACCCTAAGGTTGACTATGTTGTCTTCCCGGAGGCATCAGTGCCTCGACGATGGGCTAAGAGTGCTTCTATCAAGCTATCTAAATCTGGGATCTCATTTATGGCTGGGCTCGAGAATGAAAATCCAAGGGGGGCCTACTACAACGATGCGCTAGTTTCTCTGCATACCACTTGGCCAGGGTACAGCTCTACCATTTCCTACATACAGCCAAAGATTCTGCCCGCTCACGAGGAAAGGAAGGCGCTGGCGTCAGTTGGGCGTGTAATGCGAAGCGTAGAGTTGAAGCGTTGCAGGCCGATCTATAAACATGGTCAGCATTTTTTTGGGGTCCTGATTTGTAGCGATCTCACCAACATCGATAATCGGAGGTCGTTCCAAGGGCACGTTGATACGCTGTTTGCTTTAGAGTGGAATCGAGACGTTAACTCTTTCTCATCCCTTGTAGAGGCTGCCGCGCAGGATTTGCATGCCTACGTAGTTCAGGTGAACAGTCGTCAATATGGTGACAGTCGCATTAGGGCCCCCGCAGTCGATAGCTTCCGGCGCGATGTTGTCCAGGTTCGAGGAGGGGATGAGGACTATTTCGTAGTTGCTCCGCTTGATGTGATGAGTATAAAGAAGTTTCATCGATCGAACGGCGTTCAAAAAAAGAGCAAAGGAAAATGGAAGCCGCTACCCATAGGATTCTCCATTTCCAAAGAGCGTAGGATTTCAGCTAAGAGAGCTGATATCGATAAGAAGTAG
- a CDS encoding STAS domain-containing protein — translation MTTLSLQIDPAQDKRQRITLSGRLDTHTYQALDEALAPLLATPITTLVLDVSHLDYISSAGIRSIFKARKVLAARDGRVLVVNPQPQIRKVFDVVKAVPLNEIFTSVQELDEYLDEMQRRVLEQERGG, via the coding sequence ATGACCACGTTGAGCCTGCAGATCGATCCGGCGCAGGACAAGCGCCAACGCATCACCCTGAGCGGGCGCCTGGACACCCACACCTACCAGGCCCTGGACGAGGCGCTGGCGCCGCTGCTGGCCACGCCGATCACCACCCTGGTGCTTGACGTCTCGCACCTGGACTACATCAGCAGCGCCGGCATCCGCTCGATCTTCAAGGCACGCAAGGTGCTGGCCGCGCGCGACGGCCGGGTGCTGGTGGTCAACCCGCAGCCGCAGATCCGCAAGGTGTTCGACGTGGTCAAGGCGGTGCCGTTGAACGAGATCTTCACCTCGGTGCAGGAACTGGACGAGTACCTGGACGAGATGCAGCGGCGGGTGCTGGAGCAGGAGCGTGGTGGCTGA
- the aceE gene encoding pyruvate dehydrogenase (acetyl-transferring), homodimeric type — translation MNWLNEVLQNDPNPTETQEWIESLKAVIDVAGPERAHQLLEDMVELTRRSGAYLPFSPTTEYVNTISPANEAKSPGDAAIEWKIRSIIRWNAMATVVRANRKPGDLGGHIASFASSATLYDVGFNHFWRAPSDKHPGDLLYIQGHSSPGIYARAFLEGRISEDQLNNFRMEVDGQGISSYPHPWLMPDFWQTPTVSMGLGPLSAIYQAQFMKYLEHRGLIEKSDRKVWCFIGDGESDEPETLGAIALAGREGLDNLIFVVNCNLQRLDGPVRGNGKIIQELEGVFRGGGWNVIKLLWGGYWDALLAKDTNGVLKKLMMETVDGEYQNCKAFGGAYTRANFFGKYPETAAMVAGLSDDDIWRLNRGGHDPHKVYAAYHQAVNTKGMPTVILAKTVKGYGMGSAGEALNPTHQTKKLDDDAVRAFRDRFNIPLSDKQLADAEQVPFYHPGPDSPEVQYLQERRAAMGGYLPQRRRKADLSIPAPGLDKFERLLKDSGERTYSTTMAFVQSLNIALRDKELGPRIVPIVADEARTFGMEGMFRQIGIYAPFGQKYKPVDADQLMFYREDQSGQVLQQGISEPGAISSWMAAGTSYSVSNVPMLPFYIYYSMFGFQRVGDIAWQAADMRTRGFLLGGTAGRTTLNGEGLQHEDGFSQVIAGSIPNVRSYDPTFGYEVTVVMQYGIQRMMQEQVDEYYYITLMNENYAHPEMPAGAEDGIIKGMYLLKDAGKPKKGELRVQLLGSGTILREAIAAAELLDKDFGVTADIWSCPSFNELRRDGFDAERWNRLHPEGEQRKPFVTQLLEGRQGPAIAATDYVRAFADQIRAFVPMHYTVLGTDGFGRSDTRANLRRFFEVDRYYIAHAAIAALAKEGKMTGKDVARAIKQYKIDPEKANPVGV, via the coding sequence ATGAACTGGTTGAACGAGGTGCTGCAGAACGATCCGAACCCCACTGAGACCCAGGAGTGGATCGAATCGCTCAAGGCCGTCATCGATGTCGCAGGCCCCGAGCGCGCGCATCAGCTGCTGGAGGACATGGTCGAACTGACCCGTCGTTCCGGCGCCTACCTGCCGTTCTCGCCGACCACCGAGTACGTCAACACCATCTCCCCCGCCAACGAGGCCAAGAGCCCGGGCGATGCGGCCATCGAGTGGAAGATCCGCTCGATCATCCGCTGGAACGCGATGGCCACCGTGGTCCGCGCCAACCGCAAGCCGGGCGACCTGGGCGGCCACATCGCCTCCTTCGCCTCCAGCGCCACCCTGTACGACGTGGGCTTCAACCACTTCTGGCGCGCCCCCTCGGACAAGCACCCCGGCGACCTGCTGTACATCCAGGGCCACAGCTCCCCCGGCATCTACGCCCGCGCCTTCCTGGAAGGCCGCATCAGCGAAGACCAGCTCAACAACTTCCGCATGGAAGTGGACGGGCAGGGCATATCCTCCTACCCGCACCCGTGGCTGATGCCGGACTTCTGGCAGACCCCCACCGTGTCGATGGGCCTGGGCCCGCTCAGCGCCATCTACCAGGCGCAGTTCATGAAGTACCTCGAGCACCGCGGCCTGATCGAGAAGTCCGACCGCAAGGTGTGGTGCTTCATCGGCGACGGCGAGAGCGACGAGCCCGAGACCCTGGGCGCCATCGCCCTGGCCGGCCGCGAAGGCCTGGATAACCTGATTTTCGTGGTCAACTGCAACCTGCAGCGCCTGGACGGCCCGGTGCGCGGCAACGGCAAGATCATCCAGGAGCTGGAAGGCGTGTTCCGCGGCGGCGGCTGGAACGTCATCAAGCTGCTGTGGGGCGGCTACTGGGACGCCCTGCTGGCCAAGGACACCAACGGCGTCCTCAAGAAGCTGATGATGGAAACCGTCGACGGCGAGTACCAGAACTGCAAGGCCTTCGGCGGCGCCTATACCCGCGCCAACTTCTTCGGCAAGTACCCGGAGACCGCGGCCATGGTCGCCGGCCTGTCCGACGACGACATCTGGCGCCTGAACCGCGGCGGCCACGATCCGCACAAGGTCTACGCCGCCTACCACCAGGCGGTGAACACCAAGGGCATGCCCACCGTGATCCTGGCCAAGACCGTCAAGGGCTACGGCATGGGCTCGGCCGGCGAGGCGCTGAACCCCACCCACCAGACCAAGAAGCTGGACGACGACGCCGTGCGCGCGTTCCGCGACCGCTTCAACATCCCGCTCAGCGACAAGCAGCTGGCCGACGCCGAGCAGGTGCCGTTCTACCACCCCGGCCCGGACTCGCCGGAAGTGCAGTACCTGCAGGAGCGTCGCGCCGCGATGGGCGGCTACCTGCCGCAGCGCCGCCGCAAGGCCGACCTGTCCATCCCGGCCCCGGGCCTGGACAAGTTCGAGCGCCTGCTCAAGGACAGCGGCGAGCGCACCTACTCCACCACCATGGCCTTCGTGCAGAGCCTCAACATCGCCCTGCGCGACAAGGAACTGGGCCCGCGCATCGTGCCGATCGTGGCCGACGAAGCGCGCACCTTCGGCATGGAAGGCATGTTCCGGCAGATCGGCATCTATGCCCCGTTCGGCCAGAAGTACAAGCCGGTGGACGCCGACCAGCTGATGTTCTACCGCGAAGACCAATCCGGCCAGGTGCTGCAGCAGGGCATCAGCGAGCCGGGCGCGATCTCCTCGTGGATGGCCGCCGGCACCAGCTACTCGGTCAGCAACGTGCCGATGCTGCCGTTCTACATCTACTACTCCATGTTCGGCTTCCAGCGCGTGGGCGACATCGCCTGGCAGGCGGCGGACATGCGCACCCGCGGCTTCCTGCTCGGCGGCACCGCCGGCCGCACCACGCTCAACGGTGAAGGCCTGCAGCACGAAGACGGCTTCAGCCAGGTCATCGCCGGCTCCATCCCCAACGTGCGCAGCTACGACCCCACCTTCGGCTACGAAGTCACCGTGGTCATGCAGTACGGCATCCAGCGGATGATGCAGGAGCAGGTGGACGAGTACTACTACATCACCCTGATGAACGAGAACTACGCCCACCCGGAAATGCCGGCGGGCGCGGAAGACGGCATCATCAAGGGCATGTACCTGCTCAAGGACGCCGGCAAGCCCAAGAAGGGCGAGCTGCGCGTGCAGCTGCTGGGCTCGGGCACCATCCTGCGCGAAGCCATCGCCGCCGCCGAGCTGCTGGACAAGGACTTCGGCGTCACCGCCGACATCTGGTCCTGCCCCAGCTTCAACGAACTGCGCCGCGACGGCTTCGACGCCGAACGCTGGAACCGCCTGCACCCGGAAGGCGAACAGCGCAAGCCGTTCGTCACCCAGCTGCTGGAAGGCCGCCAGGGCCCGGCCATCGCCGCAACGGACTACGTGCGCGCCTTCGCCGACCAGATCCGCGCTTTCGTGCCGATGCACTACACCGTGCTGGGCACCGACGGGTTTGGCCGGAGTGATACCCGTGCGAACCTGCGCCGGTTCTTCGAGGTGGATCGGTACTACATCGCGCATGCTGCGATTGCAGCGCTGGCGAAGGAGGGGAAGATGACCGGGAAGGATGTGGCTCGGGCGATCAAGCAGTACAAGATTGATCCGGAGAAGGCTAATCCGGTTGGGGTTTGA
- a CDS encoding PadR family transcriptional regulator, producing the protein MPRPHAPGPHPAHRLFEEDRPGRGRGARGPRPLGHGDLRLLLLAMIETQPRHGYELIRAVAELFHGLYTPSAGTVYPTLAQLEAQGLVQADADATRKRYAITEAGQAFVRAERAQVDAALQRTQHSARALVRANVPAPVREALRRIKHGLLARHGRWDPDEIDRIAALLHAAADGMDGSSP; encoded by the coding sequence ATGCCACGACCCCACGCCCCCGGCCCGCACCCTGCACACCGCCTGTTCGAAGAGGACCGGCCTGGGCGTGGCCGTGGCGCCCGCGGACCACGCCCGCTCGGCCACGGCGACCTGCGGCTGTTGCTGCTGGCGATGATCGAGACCCAGCCGCGCCACGGCTACGAATTGATCCGCGCGGTCGCCGAGCTGTTCCATGGCCTGTACACGCCCAGCGCCGGCACGGTCTACCCGACCCTGGCGCAACTGGAAGCGCAGGGCCTGGTGCAGGCCGATGCCGACGCCACCCGCAAGCGCTACGCGATCACCGAGGCCGGCCAGGCCTTCGTGCGGGCCGAGCGCGCGCAAGTGGACGCGGCGCTGCAGCGCACCCAGCACAGCGCGCGCGCCCTGGTGCGCGCCAACGTGCCGGCGCCGGTGCGCGAGGCGCTGCGCCGCATCAAGCACGGCCTGCTGGCGCGGCACGGGCGCTGGGACCCGGACGAGATCGATCGCATCGCCGCGCTGTTGCATGCCGCCGCCGACGGCATGGATGGCAGCAGCCCCTGA
- a CDS encoding IS110 family transposase, translated as MSPVIGIDVAKRSFDVAIELTNGKHRTKAKLSNDAKGFQALQAWLQTHAQPESWIAMEATGTYHQALAEFLHARGYRVCVLNPAQTAAYARSQLSRVKTDRSDAKLIASYALRHREQLRRWHPDPPALKQLKALVRRRQDLQQMLQMERNRLDVAPAQVKDSIQVHLADLQHHIAQIEQAIDDHIDQDPTLRGQRELLVSIQGIADTSAALMLAELGDVRRFADASAVTAFAGLNPCLQESGDRKGHVCISRTGSPRLRAGLFMPALVAMTHNPVIRALKQRLSERGKAGKQIVCAAMRKLLHLAYGVLKSGTAFDPKRGLAC; from the coding sequence ATGTCTCCCGTCATCGGCATCGACGTCGCCAAACGCAGTTTCGATGTGGCCATCGAGCTGACCAATGGCAAGCACCGTACCAAGGCCAAGTTGTCCAACGATGCCAAGGGCTTCCAGGCCCTGCAGGCATGGCTGCAGACGCATGCGCAGCCCGAGAGCTGGATCGCCATGGAGGCCACTGGCACCTACCACCAGGCACTGGCCGAGTTCCTCCACGCACGAGGCTATCGGGTGTGCGTGCTCAACCCGGCGCAGACGGCCGCGTACGCACGCAGCCAGCTCAGCCGGGTCAAGACCGATCGCAGCGATGCCAAGCTGATCGCCAGCTATGCCCTGCGTCACCGCGAGCAGTTACGCCGTTGGCACCCTGATCCGCCGGCGCTCAAGCAGCTCAAGGCACTGGTGCGCCGGCGCCAGGACTTGCAACAGATGCTGCAGATGGAGCGCAACCGGCTGGACGTCGCTCCGGCCCAGGTGAAGGACTCGATCCAGGTCCATCTGGCCGATCTGCAACATCACATCGCCCAGATCGAGCAGGCCATCGATGACCATATCGACCAGGATCCGACCTTGCGGGGGCAGCGCGAGTTACTGGTGAGCATCCAGGGCATCGCCGACACCAGCGCGGCCTTGATGCTGGCCGAGCTTGGCGATGTGAGGCGCTTTGCCGATGCCTCGGCGGTGACCGCCTTCGCCGGCCTGAATCCGTGCCTGCAGGAGTCGGGCGACCGCAAAGGCCATGTCTGCATCTCGCGCACCGGCTCGCCCCGCCTGCGCGCGGGCCTGTTCATGCCGGCCCTGGTGGCCATGACCCACAACCCGGTCATCCGGGCGCTGAAACAGCGGCTAAGCGAACGCGGCAAAGCCGGCAAGCAGATCGTGTGCGCCGCTATGCGCAAGCTCCTGCACCTCGCCTATGGCGTCCTCAAATCGGGCACCGCGTTCGACCCGAAAAGGGGCCTTGCCTGCTAG